The following proteins come from a genomic window of Corallococcus sp. NCRR:
- a CDS encoding SDR family oxidoreductase codes for MLHKRERIIGIDRRPFIGKPKDVEMHQLDLRKKKAEDVFRKNEVRAVIHMGIMHDPRMSEEEHHSFNVVGTTRLLEYCAKYGVKKVVVLSSANVYGPSPDNSNFLTEDAPLMAASRFSGVRDLIEVDMLAHSFFWKHPDIETVILRPVHIVGPTIKNAPSNYLRLRHPWTMAGFDPMVQLIHVEDVARAMVEALRPEPKGVYNVVGPGQVPLSAVLRELGHTAIPVPHPVARPLLGLMFRYRLANFPPPELDHIQFLCAVDGNRWVQDVGWKARHSMRDTIRSVIGE; via the coding sequence ATGCTGCACAAGCGCGAGCGCATCATCGGCATCGACCGGCGTCCCTTCATCGGGAAGCCGAAGGACGTCGAGATGCACCAGTTGGACCTGCGCAAGAAGAAGGCGGAGGACGTCTTCCGCAAGAACGAGGTCCGCGCTGTCATCCACATGGGCATCATGCATGACCCGCGGATGAGCGAGGAGGAGCACCACTCGTTCAACGTCGTGGGGACCACGCGCCTGTTGGAGTACTGCGCGAAGTACGGCGTGAAGAAGGTGGTGGTGCTGTCCTCGGCGAACGTCTACGGCCCCAGCCCGGACAACTCCAACTTCCTCACGGAGGACGCGCCGCTGATGGCCGCGAGCCGCTTCTCCGGCGTGCGCGACCTCATCGAAGTGGACATGCTGGCGCACAGCTTCTTCTGGAAGCACCCCGACATCGAGACGGTCATCCTGCGGCCCGTCCACATCGTCGGGCCCACCATCAAGAACGCGCCGTCCAACTACCTGCGGCTGCGCCACCCGTGGACCATGGCGGGCTTCGACCCCATGGTGCAGCTCATCCACGTGGAGGACGTCGCCCGCGCCATGGTGGAGGCCCTGCGCCCGGAGCCCAAGGGCGTCTACAACGTCGTGGGCCCCGGCCAGGTGCCCCTGTCCGCCGTGCTGCGCGAGCTGGGCCACACCGCGATCCCCGTGCCGCACCCCGTGGCCCGGCCCCTGTTGGGCCTGATGTTCCGCTACCGGCTGGCCAACTTCCCGCCGCCGGAGCTGGACCACATCCAGTTCCTCTGCGCCGTGGACGGCAACCGCTGGGTCCAGGACGTGGGCTGGAAGGCCCGGCACTCCATGCGCGACACCATCCGCTCCGTCATCGGGGAGTAG
- a CDS encoding tetratricopeptide repeat protein, whose translation MAKSMVERYEQLLRQDPTSSVFVELAKALLEKGDAQRTIEVCTQGISHHPTSVVGRVLWGKALIQLGRPAEAMEQFDQAIAIERDNPYAYNLIGDVLLQRGLYRSALPILRKAVALQPNNGRVKQWLDQAQQALSGGPAPIFEDLGVLATPSAAPEEDAPEPPAPEAAPSAFEARAAAAAGLEPRRAARTETPAGGTDAQAASRVASVEAHGGPTAPTGTPVPEDARGPVDAGDQDLGAPRDGANPMEAASGSPSDPGQEPGSGRGRAASGEGADPASEGALASGQEPGTDAPADPVAAAPSDPEQGLEVPPAPAQAADPGATGRGRKSGMLADLPDAPPADEPSASQGGGLLGDLPPPEAVRARPAAPVTPAPVASASGGKRSLLDDIPDATELAAAAARNKAAANAKDTEALAAKYEREMHEKIAKERAKQSLLERYGAKTVALFVALIFLGASAGFFILYRSRQGGQTLSETLELAKRAVAQDTGASLDEALRQLERARDMDEASPAAWALTGYAHALRYLDHGANAEDRRLALEALEKPGVKDGFNGLVLATNALVADDRARESAHRALLASQDDVTEVHALAGSLLIAAKDEKKALDRFDRALKASPGNVRALVALGNYYLASEDFAQALEMFKRARDVSKEHAAARIGMAESRLALEQDLDAALADVAPLAQDAKVPPALQPRQQLVHGEILSALGKYDEARTLLSKGTQGPLAMDFQLALGAAGRAAGKLEAAQQAYEAALKLQPKSETAKEGLGRTLLDRDREKEALQRLEADGGRKVSLVRGAAYARLGDWKRARAELGKTRVNDRYPPEAVVWLALADAHEGNGAQAREVLEKALAKKPRADLRVALGQVYWRERALDKAQNQFDEAMKDPRDYEGACSLGRLLLSRGLPDMALKPLTQAVERNGAHGEARDALGRTLLALGRTPEALKQFEAWQLDNPGSAAAQKGFALALYQSGRRKEAEGASGRAVKLAPDDAEGQRLRAALLFANGDAKGGFSALERANKLDSKDPDTFCEIAQAFLRQGQVESADAAFAAARREGPDATCGRVGELYTQLPGGGRGAARTLQDLADKAPTVWDKAFAQVTLARVLLGAGAVKEARAAADEAVRLAPYNGRAYLALGLVAFKQRQEAPAREALAKAVELEPTDGLAHLALADVLVRESAELPRAVEAYEAFLKLAGGAPEANRVKKALPLLKRRASR comes from the coding sequence ATGGCCAAGTCGATGGTGGAGCGTTACGAGCAGCTCCTCCGGCAGGACCCGACCTCTTCCGTCTTCGTGGAGCTGGCGAAGGCGCTGCTGGAGAAGGGAGACGCGCAGCGCACCATCGAGGTGTGCACGCAGGGCATCTCCCACCACCCCACCTCCGTCGTGGGACGGGTGCTGTGGGGCAAGGCGCTCATCCAGCTGGGGCGGCCCGCGGAGGCGATGGAGCAGTTCGACCAGGCCATCGCCATCGAGCGGGACAACCCGTACGCCTACAACCTCATTGGCGACGTGCTGTTGCAGCGCGGGCTGTACCGCTCCGCGCTGCCGATCTTGCGCAAGGCCGTGGCGCTGCAGCCCAACAACGGGCGCGTGAAGCAGTGGTTGGACCAGGCCCAGCAGGCGCTGTCCGGTGGACCGGCGCCCATCTTCGAGGACCTGGGCGTCCTGGCGACCCCCTCGGCCGCGCCGGAAGAGGACGCGCCGGAACCGCCGGCTCCGGAAGCGGCCCCGTCCGCGTTCGAGGCGCGTGCCGCCGCGGCGGCGGGACTGGAGCCGCGCCGCGCTGCCCGGACGGAGACGCCGGCGGGCGGGACGGATGCGCAGGCGGCCTCCAGGGTCGCCTCCGTCGAGGCGCACGGTGGGCCCACGGCCCCCACCGGAACGCCGGTGCCGGAGGACGCGCGGGGCCCCGTGGATGCGGGTGATCAGGATCTCGGTGCGCCACGGGATGGCGCGAATCCGATGGAGGCTGCGTCCGGTAGCCCGTCGGATCCGGGGCAGGAGCCGGGTTCGGGCCGGGGACGTGCGGCGTCGGGCGAGGGAGCGGATCCGGCGAGCGAAGGGGCTTTGGCCTCGGGCCAGGAGCCCGGTACGGACGCCCCCGCGGATCCGGTGGCCGCCGCGCCGTCGGATCCGGAGCAGGGTTTAGAGGTTCCTCCCGCTCCCGCGCAGGCGGCGGATCCGGGGGCCACCGGCCGTGGGCGCAAGTCCGGGATGCTGGCGGATCTCCCGGACGCTCCTCCGGCGGATGAACCCTCCGCGTCGCAGGGCGGCGGATTGCTCGGAGACCTTCCTCCTCCGGAGGCGGTGCGGGCTCGCCCGGCCGCGCCGGTGACGCCGGCTCCCGTCGCTTCGGCTTCGGGTGGCAAGCGCTCGCTGCTGGACGACATCCCGGACGCGACGGAGCTCGCGGCGGCCGCGGCGCGCAACAAGGCGGCGGCGAACGCGAAGGACACGGAGGCACTCGCGGCGAAGTACGAGCGCGAGATGCACGAGAAGATCGCCAAGGAGCGGGCGAAGCAGTCCCTCCTGGAGCGCTATGGCGCGAAGACCGTGGCGCTCTTCGTGGCCCTCATCTTCCTGGGCGCGAGCGCGGGCTTCTTCATCCTCTACCGCTCCCGTCAGGGCGGCCAGACGCTGTCGGAGACGCTGGAGCTCGCGAAGCGCGCCGTGGCGCAGGACACCGGCGCGTCGCTGGATGAAGCGCTCCGCCAGCTCGAACGCGCGCGAGACATGGACGAGGCGAGCCCCGCCGCGTGGGCGCTCACGGGCTACGCGCACGCGCTGCGCTACCTGGACCACGGCGCCAACGCGGAGGACCGCCGGCTCGCGCTGGAGGCGCTGGAGAAGCCGGGCGTGAAGGACGGCTTCAACGGCCTGGTGCTGGCCACCAACGCGCTCGTCGCCGACGACCGGGCCCGCGAGTCCGCGCACCGCGCGCTGCTCGCCTCGCAGGACGACGTGACGGAGGTGCACGCGCTCGCGGGCAGCCTGCTCATCGCCGCCAAGGACGAGAAGAAGGCCCTGGACCGCTTCGACCGCGCGCTCAAGGCGTCGCCGGGCAACGTCCGCGCGCTGGTGGCGCTGGGCAACTACTACCTCGCCTCCGAGGACTTCGCGCAGGCGCTGGAGATGTTCAAGCGCGCGCGAGACGTCTCCAAGGAGCACGCCGCCGCCCGCATCGGGATGGCGGAGAGCCGGCTCGCGCTGGAGCAGGACCTGGACGCGGCGCTGGCGGACGTGGCGCCGCTCGCGCAGGACGCGAAGGTGCCCCCCGCGCTCCAGCCCCGTCAGCAGCTGGTGCACGGCGAAATCCTGTCCGCGCTGGGCAAGTACGACGAGGCGCGCACCCTGCTCTCCAAGGGCACGCAGGGGCCGCTGGCCATGGACTTCCAGCTGGCGCTCGGGGCCGCGGGCCGCGCGGCGGGCAAGCTGGAGGCCGCGCAGCAGGCCTATGAGGCCGCGCTGAAGCTGCAGCCCAAGAGCGAGACCGCGAAGGAGGGCCTGGGGCGCACGCTGCTGGACCGCGACCGCGAAAAGGAGGCCCTGCAGCGGCTGGAGGCCGACGGAGGCCGCAAGGTGTCGCTGGTGCGGGGCGCGGCGTACGCGCGGCTCGGGGACTGGAAGCGCGCGCGCGCGGAGCTGGGCAAGACGCGCGTGAACGACCGCTATCCGCCGGAGGCCGTCGTGTGGCTCGCGCTGGCGGACGCGCACGAGGGCAACGGCGCCCAGGCGCGCGAGGTGCTGGAGAAGGCGCTGGCCAAGAAGCCCCGCGCGGACCTGCGCGTGGCGCTGGGACAGGTGTACTGGCGCGAGCGCGCGCTCGACAAGGCGCAGAACCAGTTCGACGAGGCGATGAAGGACCCGCGCGACTACGAGGGCGCGTGCTCGCTGGGGCGGCTGCTCCTGTCGCGCGGCCTGCCGGACATGGCGCTCAAGCCGCTGACGCAGGCGGTGGAGCGCAACGGCGCGCACGGCGAGGCCCGCGACGCCCTGGGCCGCACGCTCCTGGCGCTGGGCCGCACCCCGGAGGCGCTGAAGCAGTTCGAGGCGTGGCAGCTGGACAACCCGGGCAGCGCGGCCGCGCAGAAGGGCTTCGCGCTGGCGCTGTACCAGTCCGGCCGCCGCAAGGAGGCGGAAGGGGCGTCTGGCCGCGCGGTGAAGCTGGCGCCGGACGACGCGGAGGGGCAGCGGCTGCGCGCGGCGCTCCTGTTCGCCAACGGCGACGCGAAGGGCGGCTTCTCCGCGCTGGAGCGCGCCAACAAGCTGGACTCCAAGGACCCGGACACCTTCTGCGAAATCGCCCAGGCGTTCCTGCGCCAGGGGCAGGTGGAGAGCGCGGACGCGGCCTTCGCGGCGGCGCGGCGGGAAGGACCGGACGCCACGTGCGGCCGCGTGGGCGAGCTGTACACGCAGCTGCCGGGCGGTGGCCGTGGCGCGGCGCGCACGCTGCAGGACCTGGCCGACAAGGCGCCCACCGTCTGGGACAAGGCCTTCGCCCAGGTGACGCTGGCGCGCGTGCTGCTGGGCGCCGGGGCCGTGAAGGAGGCCCGCGCGGCGGCGGACGAGGCCGTGCGGCTTGCCCCGTACAACGGGCGTGCGTACCTGGCCCTGGGCCTGGTGGCCTTCAAGCAGCGCCAGGAGGCCCCCGCGCGCGAGGCGCTGGCCAAGGCCGTGGAGCTGGAGCCCACGGACGGCCTGGCGCACCTGGCGCTGGCGGACGTGCTGGTGCGCGAGTCGGCGGAGCTGCCCCGGGCGGTGGAGGCCTACGAGGCCTTCCTGAAGCTCGCCGGGGGCGCGCCGGAGGCGAACCGGGTGAAGAAGGCCCTTCCGCTCCTCAAGCGCCGGGCGTCGCGCTAG
- a CDS encoding RecQ family ATP-dependent DNA helicase, which yields MMNMRAMTESLPFLEDAQQGLVRHFGLSEFRPGQAPVISSVLSGRNTVVVMPTGAGKSLCYQLPALLLPGITLVVSPLIALMKDQVEQLAAKGIAATYINSSLSDVERAERLRKLRAREYKLLYVAPERFRSTSFLELVANLGVELLAVDEAHCISQWGHDFRPDYALLGQVRKRLRPPRTVALTATATPEVREDIVRVLLMKDPAVFAQGFDRPNLFLDVVNVSGDEERRDACAGLAAKGGSGIIYCSTRKAAEGMHSALVTRKVNAVLYHAGMEDDARRRAQDDFMSAKEAVAVATNAFGMGIDKPDIRFVAHANIPRAVEAYYQEIGRAGRDGNPATAVLLFNHADVYTQERLIEGSHPSESVLSDIWAQLQAVEEFDRGVHALAGMVGASEFEVSAALKIFEREGKLERGGRGEGEYGITLTDKAASAQPHAAESQRLLRSLLETFPVGRQATTELPILARRTGLTEDDVRHALGLLEKSGAVRVRRPFAGRSIRALERVPFRELSVDLSRVREQERLNRLMLKRMADYAYTPKCRRAFILRYFGQADAAAVCGKCDRCAGSMMPKPSGSASRSAPAASGAPVMEYSELASMELRRWRKDLAKDLGVAPFIIFNDATLLGLSAALPVDRESFLAVKGTGESRWERFGPKVVEICLMARAAGHEPQAAPVAPRIRKAKSRR from the coding sequence ATGATGAACATGCGCGCGATGACGGAGTCCCTGCCCTTCCTCGAAGATGCCCAGCAGGGACTGGTGCGGCACTTCGGCCTGTCGGAGTTCCGCCCTGGCCAGGCGCCCGTCATCAGCTCCGTCCTCAGCGGCCGCAACACCGTGGTGGTGATGCCCACGGGCGCGGGCAAGAGCCTGTGCTACCAGCTCCCGGCGCTGCTGTTGCCGGGCATCACGCTGGTGGTGTCACCGCTCATCGCGCTGATGAAGGACCAGGTGGAGCAGCTCGCCGCGAAGGGCATCGCGGCCACGTACATCAACTCGTCCCTGTCGGACGTGGAGCGGGCGGAGCGCCTGCGCAAGCTGCGCGCCCGCGAATACAAGCTGCTCTACGTGGCGCCGGAGCGCTTCCGCAGCACGAGCTTCCTGGAGCTGGTGGCCAATCTGGGCGTGGAGCTGCTCGCCGTGGACGAGGCGCACTGCATCTCCCAGTGGGGCCACGACTTCCGGCCGGACTACGCGCTGCTGGGACAGGTGCGCAAGCGGCTGCGGCCCCCGCGCACGGTGGCGCTCACCGCCACGGCGACGCCGGAGGTGCGCGAGGACATCGTCCGGGTGCTCCTGATGAAGGACCCGGCGGTGTTCGCCCAGGGGTTCGACCGGCCCAACCTCTTCCTGGACGTGGTGAACGTCAGCGGGGACGAGGAGCGCCGGGACGCGTGCGCGGGCCTGGCGGCGAAGGGCGGCAGCGGCATCATCTACTGCTCCACGCGCAAGGCGGCGGAAGGGATGCACTCCGCGCTCGTTACGCGCAAGGTGAACGCGGTGCTGTACCACGCGGGCATGGAGGACGACGCCCGCCGCCGAGCGCAGGACGACTTCATGTCCGCGAAGGAGGCGGTGGCGGTGGCCACCAACGCCTTCGGCATGGGCATCGACAAGCCGGACATCCGCTTCGTCGCGCACGCCAACATCCCCCGGGCGGTGGAGGCGTACTACCAGGAGATTGGCCGCGCGGGCCGCGACGGCAACCCCGCCACGGCGGTGCTCCTGTTCAACCACGCGGACGTGTACACGCAGGAGCGCCTCATCGAAGGCAGCCACCCGTCCGAGTCCGTGCTGTCGGACATCTGGGCGCAGCTGCAGGCCGTGGAGGAGTTCGACCGGGGCGTGCACGCGCTCGCGGGCATGGTGGGCGCCAGTGAGTTCGAGGTCTCCGCCGCCCTCAAGATTTTCGAGCGCGAGGGCAAGCTGGAGCGCGGCGGCCGGGGTGAGGGCGAGTACGGAATCACGCTGACGGACAAGGCCGCCAGCGCGCAGCCGCACGCGGCGGAGTCCCAGCGGCTCCTGCGGTCACTGCTGGAGACCTTCCCCGTAGGGCGGCAGGCCACCACGGAGTTGCCCATCCTCGCGCGGCGCACGGGGCTGACGGAGGACGACGTCCGGCACGCGCTGGGCCTCCTGGAGAAGTCGGGCGCGGTGCGGGTGCGCCGGCCGTTCGCGGGGCGCTCCATCCGCGCGCTGGAGCGCGTCCCGTTCCGCGAGCTCTCGGTGGACCTGTCCCGGGTGCGCGAGCAGGAGCGGCTCAACCGGCTGATGCTCAAGCGGATGGCGGACTACGCGTACACGCCGAAGTGCCGGCGCGCGTTCATCCTGCGCTACTTCGGGCAGGCGGACGCGGCGGCGGTGTGCGGCAAGTGCGACCGGTGCGCGGGCAGCATGATGCCCAAGCCGTCCGGTTCGGCTTCGCGCTCCGCGCCGGCCGCGTCCGGGGCGCCGGTGATGGAGTACAGCGAGCTGGCCTCCATGGAGCTGCGCCGCTGGCGCAAGGACCTGGCGAAGGACCTGGGCGTCGCGCCCTTCATCATCTTCAACGACGCGACGCTGCTGGGGCTGTCCGCCGCGCTGCCGGTGGACCGGGAGTCCTTCCTCGCGGTGAAGGGCACCGGGGAGAGCCGCTGGGAGCGCTTCGGCCCCAAGGTGGTGGAGATCTGCCTCATGGCGCGCGCGGCGGGCCATGAGCCGCAGGCCGCGCCCGTGGCCCCGCGCATCCGCAAGGCGAAGTCGCGCCGCTAG
- a CDS encoding DUF3006 family protein, whose amino-acid sequence MAACVLLGLGTSPVRVEVLEETRAQVVRTDGGQACTVERWRLPPGAREGDVLVDGRLDPERTQALRREVALKRAALAVPLPPGLEL is encoded by the coding sequence ATGGCGGCGTGCGTGCTGCTGGGGCTGGGGACGAGCCCCGTGCGGGTGGAGGTGCTGGAGGAGACGCGGGCCCAGGTGGTGCGGACCGACGGCGGGCAGGCGTGCACGGTGGAGCGCTGGCGGCTGCCACCGGGCGCGCGCGAGGGGGACGTGCTCGTGGACGGCCGCCTGGACCCGGAGCGGACGCAGGCGCTGCGGCGCGAGGTGGCGTTGAAACGGGCCGCGTTGGCGGTTCCCCTTCCTCCGGGGCTCGAGCTGTGA
- the radC gene encoding RadC family protein, whose product MEQGGEAWVEPGEGEATGGRSVRARGAGLGDARERLFRLGAEALTDLELLGLLWTEGLGDAADGVAKGGLKALVQEDPRVLCARRGVGPARTSRLLAALELGRRAQRSAEKRPRLRNPKEVHAYLAPTLGALRREVFHVLCFNPRNVLVHDARVAEGTLSACPVDPREVFAAVLASRATAIVFAHNHPSGDPEPSVQDVGLTEHLARGAGILGVKVLDHVVVGDGAFVSMLERGILPDSEREGRRKCVSGGDW is encoded by the coding sequence ATGGAACAAGGTGGAGAGGCGTGGGTGGAGCCGGGCGAAGGGGAAGCCACGGGTGGCAGGTCGGTGAGGGCGCGCGGCGCGGGACTGGGGGATGCGCGCGAGCGCCTCTTCCGGCTGGGCGCGGAGGCCCTCACCGACCTGGAGCTGTTGGGGCTCCTGTGGACGGAGGGGCTGGGGGACGCGGCGGACGGCGTGGCGAAAGGCGGGCTCAAGGCGCTGGTGCAGGAGGATCCGCGCGTCCTGTGCGCGCGGCGGGGCGTGGGGCCGGCCCGCACGTCCCGGCTGCTGGCGGCGCTGGAATTGGGACGGCGCGCGCAGCGCTCCGCGGAGAAGCGGCCCCGGCTGCGAAATCCGAAGGAGGTGCACGCGTACCTGGCGCCCACGCTGGGCGCGCTGAGGCGCGAGGTGTTCCACGTGCTGTGCTTCAACCCGCGCAACGTGCTGGTGCACGACGCGCGGGTGGCGGAGGGGACGCTGAGCGCGTGCCCGGTGGATCCGCGGGAGGTGTTCGCCGCGGTGCTCGCCTCGCGGGCCACGGCCATCGTGTTCGCGCACAACCACCCGTCCGGAGACCCGGAGCCCAGCGTCCAGGACGTGGGGCTCACGGAGCACCTGGCGCGGGGCGCGGGCATCCTGGGCGTGAAGGTGTTGGACCACGTCGTCGTGGGGGACGGCGCGTTCGTGTCCATGCTGGAGCGGGGCATCCTGCCGGACAGTGAGCGGGAGGGGCGGCGCAAGTGCGTCTCGGGAGGGGACTGGTGA
- the trxB gene encoding thioredoxin-disulfide reductase codes for MSAGGAVSQDKIQKVTIIGSGPAGYTAAIYAARANLEPVVFAGGPTLEHPQRVPGGQLMVTTDVENYPGFPEAITGPELMERFQKQAERFGTVIHMENVTKVDFSKRPFLLESESGIQVRSETVIISTGATAKWLNVKGEDTYKNRGVSACATCDGAFFKKQDVLVVGGGDTAMEEATYLAKIVNHVTLIHRRDSLRASKVMQERALNNPKISFMWDSAVEEVVGDGKGMTGAVVRNLKTGDSKLVNAHGLFVAIGHTPNTELFQGILETHQGGYLKTIPGSTRTNIEGVFACGDVQDSYYRQAITAAGTGCMAAIDAERWLIEHGE; via the coding sequence ATGAGCGCAGGAGGCGCCGTGTCGCAGGACAAGATCCAGAAGGTCACCATCATCGGCTCGGGACCGGCGGGCTACACCGCCGCCATCTACGCGGCGCGCGCCAACCTGGAGCCCGTGGTGTTCGCCGGCGGCCCCACCCTGGAGCACCCGCAGCGCGTCCCGGGCGGCCAGCTCATGGTCACCACCGACGTGGAGAACTACCCCGGCTTCCCGGAGGCCATCACCGGCCCGGAGCTGATGGAGCGCTTCCAGAAGCAGGCGGAGCGCTTTGGCACCGTCATCCACATGGAGAACGTCACCAAGGTGGACTTCTCCAAGCGGCCCTTCCTCCTGGAGAGCGAGAGCGGCATCCAGGTGCGCTCGGAGACGGTCATCATCTCCACGGGCGCCACGGCCAAGTGGCTGAACGTCAAGGGCGAGGACACCTACAAGAACCGCGGCGTGTCCGCGTGCGCCACCTGTGACGGCGCCTTCTTCAAGAAGCAGGACGTGCTGGTGGTGGGCGGCGGCGACACGGCCATGGAAGAGGCCACGTACCTGGCGAAGATCGTCAACCACGTCACGCTCATCCACCGCCGCGACTCGCTGCGCGCGTCCAAGGTGATGCAGGAGCGCGCGCTCAACAACCCGAAGATCTCCTTCATGTGGGACTCCGCGGTGGAGGAGGTGGTGGGCGACGGCAAGGGGATGACGGGCGCCGTCGTGCGCAACCTCAAGACGGGCGACAGCAAGCTCGTCAACGCGCACGGCCTGTTCGTGGCCATTGGCCACACGCCGAACACGGAGCTGTTCCAGGGCATCCTGGAGACGCACCAGGGCGGCTACCTGAAGACGATTCCGGGCAGCACGCGCACCAACATCGAGGGCGTCTTCGCCTGCGGCGACGTGCAGGACAGCTACTACCGCCAGGCCATCACCGCGGCGGGTACGGGCTGCATGGCCGCCATCGACGCGGAGCGCTGGCTCATCGAGCACGGCGAGTAG
- a CDS encoding trans-sulfuration enzyme family protein translates to MKTKQKTVAVHAGSRLTGSKAVPVMPPIFPAAVNWFDSSDDLSDALDGKDYAYARISAPNAALLEEAVAALEGAEACVAYASGMAALRSLFDAQPWKAGDVLVMPTDGYGVTRALYKNLCARWGVELKPLDVTSPDAPARIREWRPRLVLAESISNPLLRVPDIRALAQACKDAGAVFAVDATFPSPFGQRALELGADYAVQSTSKWLNGHSDALGGTVSGSRARIDPLRSARILSGDVLGPFEAWLTLRGLRTLPVRMKAHNEHAAHVAKRLSDSPLLERVIYPGLSSHPDHAVAARVLEGGFGPMVAFEIKGAGQKEGDRFLEALRVAKPGPSLGDVGTLVMHAASASARRMTPEERAQAGIRDSLIRVSVGLEDPDDVADDLLAAVAKGAGR, encoded by the coding sequence ATGAAGACGAAGCAGAAGACGGTGGCGGTGCACGCGGGCTCCCGGCTCACCGGGAGCAAGGCCGTGCCCGTCATGCCGCCCATCTTCCCGGCGGCGGTGAACTGGTTCGACAGCAGCGACGATTTGTCCGACGCGCTGGACGGAAAGGACTACGCCTACGCCCGCATCAGCGCGCCCAACGCGGCGCTGCTGGAGGAGGCGGTGGCGGCGCTGGAGGGCGCGGAGGCCTGCGTCGCCTACGCCAGCGGCATGGCCGCGCTGCGCTCGCTGTTCGACGCGCAGCCGTGGAAGGCCGGGGACGTGCTGGTGATGCCCACGGACGGCTACGGCGTCACGCGGGCGCTCTACAAGAACCTGTGCGCCCGCTGGGGCGTGGAGCTCAAGCCCCTGGACGTGACGTCCCCGGACGCGCCCGCGCGCATCCGCGAGTGGCGCCCGCGCCTGGTGCTGGCGGAGAGCATCTCCAACCCGCTGTTGCGCGTGCCCGACATCCGCGCGCTCGCGCAGGCCTGCAAGGACGCGGGCGCGGTGTTCGCGGTGGACGCGACGTTCCCGTCGCCCTTCGGCCAGCGCGCGCTGGAACTGGGCGCGGACTACGCGGTGCAGTCCACCAGCAAGTGGCTCAACGGCCACAGCGACGCGCTGGGCGGCACGGTGAGCGGCTCCAGGGCGCGCATCGACCCGCTGCGCTCGGCGCGCATCCTGTCCGGTGACGTGCTGGGCCCCTTCGAGGCGTGGCTCACGCTGCGCGGCCTGCGCACGCTGCCCGTCCGCATGAAGGCCCACAACGAGCACGCCGCCCACGTGGCGAAGCGGCTCTCGGACTCGCCGCTCCTGGAGCGGGTCATCTACCCGGGCCTGTCTTCCCACCCGGACCACGCGGTGGCGGCGCGGGTGCTGGAGGGCGGCTTCGGCCCCATGGTGGCGTTCGAAATCAAGGGCGCGGGGCAGAAGGAGGGGGACCGGTTCCTGGAGGCGCTTCGCGTGGCGAAGCCCGGCCCGTCCCTGGGAGACGTGGGCACGCTGGTGATGCACGCGGCCAGTGCCAGCGCGCGCCGGATGACGCCCGAGGAGCGCGCCCAGGCGGGCATCCGCGACAGCCTCATCCGCGTGTCCGTGGGGCTGGAAGACCCGGACGACGTGGCGGACGACCTGCTCGCCGCGGTGGCGAAGGGGGCGGGCCGGTGA